GGGCACGAGTAGGAGCGTCCTGCCAATGGCGGTTTGTATCCTCGTGATAGGCGCGACACGAGCGCCGGACCTGTCGATGGAGAGCAGCGCGCGAAGTTGTTCCTTGGACAGGCGTCCCCACGAGGTGCGGGCCAACAGAGCTGAGCACAGCAGCGGTAGGACGTAGTAGGGGTCCATGGCGGTCAGGTCCGCAAACCAGAGGCAGCCGCCTTGGGCGAGGGACTGGTCGAACAGGCCAGTCGAgtcggagagggcggcggagacgcgCTCAACATTGGCAAGGCCCATCTGATGGCTGAGCCAGCCCATGGGGGCACCGCACAGCCTGCGCAGGGCCTCGGAGACAACGACGAAGGGCACCATGCTGAGGAACGGGGCAAGCGTCTTCCAGCGCTGGACGCCCCAGGCCTTGtagatgcggcggcgcgaccgCTCCGTCAGGCCAGCGACGCGGAGTCTCCATGTCCGCTCCACGGCCTCGAGACTCCTCCCGCCTCCGGCACCCGTGGCGgtcgggggcgcggcggcaggcacaGAAGCGGCGTGGCGCGAGGCCCACGCGGAGACGAGGGGGTTcagctcggcgcggcggacgacgaggcggcgcgtgTAGTGCTGGATGGGGAGGCGGAAAGTGAGgttgacgccgacggcgacgagcgggaTGGCCAGGTACCAggggaggccggcggcgtggtgcaGCGCGctgacgccgtcggcggtccagacgacggcgtcgccgagggcgctgAGGTGGACGTGCCGCCGGCTGCCAGcgatgctcgtcgtcggcgtcggcgtcgagggggagcagcggcggcacgggcgtcgtggtgatgatgagacgatggcggcgcgtctggcggccggcgcgaggctggcgctggcggggactgccgcggcgcggagTGGCGAAAGCATtgcggtgcgcgcgcgcgcctccctcGGGAGGGATGGATTGGAGAGCTTGGGGGCCGATTGATGATGGTGTGCGTGAATGGGATGAGGTCACCGCTCGCGATGTGAATGAGGGAGAGCTCTTGTCTGTCACTGCAAGttttggcggcgagcagctcatGTGGGTCCTCCGACCGCGGATGGCAAGCCAGCAAGCCGCGATAACCGTACGCTGtatatacgaagtaggcACGCACTGAAAGGGTAATCATTGCTTACCTTGATGGTATAAGACAAGTTACGAAGATCATATACGCCCATGTTTGAAAAAGCAAGCAGTGTGATGGAGCTGCGAGTCTAGAAATATTTTGTTGGGCAACGAGACAAACTGTCAACCCATGAAGCATTCGAGGATTCGCCAATGCTTCAAGTTTCAAAGCCCTGCAAAAAATGCCTAATATTTCACTTAGGAGGCATCAATCCGGCTTCTATTTGAAAATGCCCTGGGCAGTCTTCTCGGTCAAAAAATGTCCATGTCGGTCCCGTCATCCCAGTCAGGCCAGTCCATCAGTATGTCGTCGACAGTGTATTCATCCCTTTCCCAGTCAGCAGCCACACTCTCCTCCAGTTCGCCCTCAGCGAACAAAGTCTGAGTTCTTTCGATTTCCAAAGTCGTGATATGAGCATCGCCTCCTTGCTGCAACGCTCTGTCCTCTGCCGCCTCTTCCCGACCACCTCCAAGACGCATGGTCCTGGCCACagctccatctcctccagAAGCCGTTAGTTGATGCCCAGCCGCAATGTCGGACGCAAAGTGCTCGACGTTAGGCTGCCAAGCTCTGGTCTCATCCATGTGCAAAACGTTCCAATCCAGGCCATCTTCACGCGCCATCGCTCGCTCCTCCAGCAATCTCCCCCGATGGGCAGCTGCCTTGGCGGCCAGCTCATtcaaccgccgccactgtGCGTCCCGCTTCGCCCCGTCGGGGAGGCCCTCGAAGAGCCCCCGTGCGAGCCCCCATGCCCGCTCAGAAGCCGGTGTCCATGGCATCTGGCACAGCTGGACGAAGACGAATCCAACAGCCCGCCACGGGAAGCGTCCCTGGAGCTGCCATCGCCACCTCTGCCAGGCCGGGTTGGCCCCCAGTTCTCGCATGGCATCAATGACGGCCACGTTCAACTCGAGTAACTGGCTCGATTCATGCGCCGGGGCCCCTGAATCTGTGGAGAACGTGCGCAGATGCTGTCGGTAGATTTCTCGTTCCAATTTCGCAAGGGCCAGACCAGTGATGGTTTGCAGAAACGACACAAATGCATCCTCCGAACGAGGATCTAATGGACACACGCCCTCGATTCTTGTCCTTGCGTCGTTTACTATTCGCAGCTGCATAGGTAGTGTGTCGTCGGGTCGGCCACGAAGAGCTCTGCGAAGTCGCCAAATTTCGCAACGGACGATCGCCAGTGTCGTTGGTGTTTGCCGCAACTCTCCGCCAGCAAAGGTAGCACCAGAAGTGTCGGGAATCttatcatcatcaacattgCTCGGGATTCGAGTGGTGAACCCAGCTTCCGAAATGCCAGTCCCAGGCAGACCCGGCTCCATGCCTCGGCACTCGATGAAGCAAATGTGCCACCACAGCCGTCTTCTTGTTTCTATCTCGACACCCGCGGCCTTGTTTGGCTGTTTCCCATCGAGTTCGTCTTTATGCAGTCCCATAGATGTCGCAATTCTCACAAGGGCACCTGTCACTGTCGACGCCAGCTGTGAGGCCCCAATATACGGAAGGATGGACAGATAGATGGCTAGCGCCTGGACGACCGCGACATCCCTAGTTGTCGCAAACTGCGCGCGACCGAGGCTTCTTTCCACGCCCAGCCGGAAGCGGGCCATCATCTCGGTTCGGGAGATCCGGAAGGCATCTGACACTTCATTCTGGCCCAGCGAGACGATGGCAGCGAGGCAGACGGAAAGCAACATGGCCTCGATACCTGGGCCGAGAGCGTCGAGCTTACCCTTGGTCTCGCTGATGATGCGCCCTACGCTCGGCCCGTGGAGTACCTTGATGAAGGGATCGACGTTGCGTACGAACGTGTTCCAGAGGAAGGGTATTTGAGAAGGTAACGGGTACAGGTCTTCGTCGGTCGTAGATGCGCATGAGATGCCCAGCAGGTATCCGTGGCAGTGATCCGGCGCAGACCAGTTGTCTGTggagctgcgctgccgcACTGCTATCTCGGGCTCCTCTGAGCCATCCTGTATGGCCTGAAATATGTGCTCAACCTGGACGGAAGCTTAGCAACGGAGCCCTACTACAGCATGGAATCAATGTTCCCTACTCACCTCGTCGCAAAAGATGGACCAGAAGCCTCTGTCCACACGCGGTCGCCCACCCTGGTCAACCACGAGCCTACCAAAGTCCTCATACATTTCATCCGTGCCTAACAAGGGGTTCCTCTCCGCTGATGCCGACGATCCGGAAGACAGCGCCCCCAGCTGTTGctgccaggccggcggcaagctcCCGTCTTCGAGCTGGCCACTGAGCTCCGTGACGAGGTCTTCCAGTCGTCGCAGCCGGCCGAGTAGCTCTGCTTGCCGGTTTGACGACGAAGCACTGGCAGAAAAGGCACCCGTGTGATCTCGactgcggcgcgggaggcggccggtCACGGGGAAGTGGCACTCGGCGCCATTGCGGACGCAGTTGGCGCAAGGGTCGCGGCGGTCACACTTGACCttgcggcgacgacaggTGACACAGCTCCATATCTTGAGGCCGTCCTGGTCTCTGTCGGTGGCGACAAGCCGTGGCTGATGCGATCCCATATGGTGCTGCAACGCCGTGTGTTGGCGGATGCGCTGTCCGGTTTTCGGAAGCGGCCGAGTCGCTGGATGGGTGCGTGGTGCTGTGTATCCCGCTTGGCTCGCGAATCACGTCCGCTCCCGGTCAAAGCAGCTGCACTATGAGGTAACCGCCTTGGGAGCTATCGGGGCGAGTgtgatgttgttgttgaccCAACGTACTGACAGTGGTCTTTGGGACCCTGCGAGTGAGGCGAagggtcgtcggcggcgggtgaaCGATTGATGGGAATCATGGGATGCGCCGAAGTGGGGCGCGGCTCGGACACGGAGTTCGGCCCTGGTTCTGGACTTCGGTCGGCCCACATCcggccgagcccgtcgcccgagGGACCATCGTGCGTCGGCTGAGTGACGCCAAACAatgcgcgacggcctcggacCAAGGCATCGAgatcggggggggggggcgggaagTACTCCAAGAGTCGACGGAGCAATAGAGTCAGTTCCCTGCCCACTCACTGCCCCTTCCCTTCCAACTTCTTGTGCATGTCCCCCATTTGATGGTATAAGACGCTCCGGGGCCCGCGTACCATCTCGTCGCACACCTCACGCCACAGAACGACTGCTCGACCCCCCCAGAGCCGCAAACAATGACCCAAACAGTCGTAATCC
The genomic region above belongs to Purpureocillium takamizusanense chromosome 5, complete sequence and contains:
- a CDS encoding uncharacterized protein (COG:U~EggNog:ENOG503P40M~TransMembrane:2 (n7-17c22/23o80-97i303-325o)) codes for the protein MLSPLRAAAVPASASLAPAARRAAIVSSSPRRPCRRCSPSTPTPTTSIAGSRRHVHLSALGDAVVWTADGVSALHHAAGLPWYLAIPLVAVGVNLTFRLPIQHYTRRLVVRRAELNPLVSAWASRHAASVPAAAPPTATGAGGGRSLEAVERTWRLRVAGLTERSRRRIYKAWGVQRWKTLAPFLSMVPFVVVSEALRRLCGAPMGWLSHQMGLANVERVSAALSDSTGLFDQSLAQGGCLWFADLTAMDPYYVLPLLCSALLARTSWGRLSKEQLRALLSIDRSGARVAPITRIQTAIGRTLLLVPLFPIVFADLPSAIFLYWVTTFGLNDVNESIIQRLVPKPAPKLKLGPKAAPALPYLRGAMTKSPSERSE
- a CDS encoding uncharacterized protein (COG:B~EggNog:ENOG503NZWG), yielding MGSHQPRLVATDRDQDGLKIWSCVTCRRRKVKCDRRDPCANCVRNGAECHFPVTGRLPRRSRDHTGAFSASASSSNRQAELLGRLRRLEDLVTELSGQLEDGSLPPAWQQQLGALSSGSSASAERNPLLGTDEMYEDFGRLVVDQGGRPRVDRGFWSIFCDEVEHIFQAIQDGSEEPEIAVRQRSSTDNWSAPDHCHGYLLGISCASTTDEDLYPLPSQIPFLWNTFVRNVDPFIKVLHGPSVGRIISETKGKLDALGPGIEAMLLSVCLAAIVSLGQNEVSDAFRISRTEMMARFRLGVERSLGRAQFATTRDVAVVQALAIYLSILPYIGASQLASTVTGALVRIATSMGLHKDELDGKQPNKAAGVEIETRRRLWWHICFIECRGMEPGLPGTGISEAGFTTRIPSNVDDDKIPDTSGATFAGGELRQTPTTLAIVRCEIWRLRRALRGRPDDTLPMQLRIVNDARTRIEGVCPLDPRSEDAFVSFLQTITGLALAKLEREIYRQHLRTFSTDSGAPAHESSQLLELNVAVIDAMRELGANPAWQRWRWQLQGRFPWRAVGFVFVQLCQMPWTPASERAWGLARGLFEGLPDGAKRDAQWRRLNELAAKAAAHRGRLLEERAMAREDGLDWNVLHMDETRAWQPNVEHFASDIAAGHQLTASGGDGAVARTMRLGGGREEAAEDRALQQGGDAHITTLEIERTQTLFAEGELEESVAADWERDEYTVDDILMDWPDWDDGTDMDIF